From Candidatus Binatia bacterium, one genomic window encodes:
- a CDS encoding DUF1614 domain-containing protein, whose protein sequence is MTKSAKPAGPAGPAAQAPAKIELTPGRLGLMFAAAGLLGILEVGALDFAYDKLGVPHRYFFGLLFASWIGSMLNLPLFTMAPVEGEGPDAKPTVVAINVGGAIVPMLLSFWVISQQANPAPVLLSLLVVTGVTYLIATPVKGVGIAMPMFIPPLAAAGAALVLAPTAPAAAAYAGGTLGALLGADILNLPGIRTLGAPIVSIGGAGTFDGVFLTGLIAVLLAGA, encoded by the coding sequence GTGACGAAGTCCGCGAAACCCGCGGGCCCAGCCGGCCCCGCAGCGCAGGCCCCCGCCAAGATAGAGCTGACACCGGGGCGCCTCGGTCTCATGTTCGCCGCCGCGGGACTCCTCGGCATTCTCGAGGTCGGCGCGCTCGATTTCGCGTACGACAAGCTCGGCGTCCCGCACCGGTACTTCTTCGGGCTGCTGTTCGCCTCGTGGATCGGGAGCATGTTGAACCTCCCGCTATTCACCATGGCACCCGTGGAGGGCGAAGGCCCCGACGCAAAACCGACCGTGGTCGCCATCAACGTGGGCGGAGCCATCGTCCCGATGCTCCTCTCGTTCTGGGTCATCTCCCAGCAAGCGAATCCCGCCCCGGTCCTACTCTCCCTCCTCGTCGTGACCGGAGTAACGTACCTCATTGCGACTCCGGTGAAGGGCGTCGGCATTGCGATGCCCATGTTCATTCCACCGCTGGCCGCCGCCGGAGCGGCCTTGGTTCTCGCCCCGACGGCCCCTGCCGCCGCCGCGTACGCCGGAGGCACGCTCGGCGCGCTACTCGGCGCCGACATTCTCAACCTCCCGGGGATCCGGACGTTGGGAGCACCGATCGTGTCGATCGGGGGAGCCGGTACATTCGACGGCGTCTTCCTGACCGGACTCATCGCGGTGCTTCTCGCCGGCGCATAG
- a CDS encoding ion channel, translated as MKTLPLDMLTGRYSFLLIATLLLFVFEPLVATQPETPLGLTSLTFLVFVGSLRAIWSDRTLLLLIGLCGSTFVALEAAAPISENGLPILTDVAGVIFLTLVSWGILTDIFSRNEVEADTVFGASAVYLLIGFLFARLFMLIAHIDPEAFAVSDAIGVELAEASHRGSSILRYFSLITLTTVGYGDIAPVAPIARNLAAVEAVIGQLYIAAVIARLVAIYTTKTARPPQ; from the coding sequence ATGAAGACTCTCCCGCTCGACATGCTCACCGGACGATACTCCTTCCTGCTGATAGCGACGCTTCTCCTCTTCGTCTTCGAGCCTCTTGTAGCCACACAGCCAGAGACCCCGTTGGGCCTCACCTCGCTCACGTTCCTCGTTTTCGTGGGCAGCCTCCGCGCCATCTGGTCGGACCGAACGCTGCTCCTGCTGATAGGCCTCTGCGGCTCGACCTTCGTCGCGCTCGAGGCCGCGGCGCCGATATCCGAGAACGGGCTCCCGATCCTCACGGACGTCGCCGGGGTCATCTTTCTCACGCTGGTCTCGTGGGGCATTCTCACAGACATATTCTCGCGCAACGAGGTCGAGGCGGACACGGTGTTCGGGGCGTCCGCCGTCTACCTCCTCATCGGCTTTCTGTTCGCTCGCTTGTTCATGCTGATCGCGCACATCGACCCGGAAGCCTTCGCGGTATCGGACGCGATCGGCGTGGAACTCGCCGAGGCAAGCCACCGCGGGAGCAGCATCCTGCGCTACTTCAGCCTGATCACCCTCACGACGGTCGGGTACGGAGACATCGCGCCGGTCGCACCGATCGCACGCAACCTCGCAGCGGTCGAAGCCGTGATCGGGCAGCTCTACATCGCCGCCGTGATCGCACGCCTCGTGGCAATCTACACCACCAAGACGGCGCGGCCGCCCCAGTAG
- a CDS encoding ABC transporter permease produces MAVRVLVRHPARSSLMLLAMSIGVASVVVLTSLGESARSYVSDEFASLGTHLIMVAPGRTETSGVGPSMFAGDTPRDLTIADATAVAKSPLLGDVAPMVMGQANVSWGGRERAVSLLGATAALRRIRHWTLSQGRFLPEGDPERDSGVCVIGAKVRKELFGPRRALGEWLKVGDRRCRVTGILANKGRSIGLDVEDVVVMPVAGALTLLNRPSLNRIMANARSHEMMDRASEEIRRILKDRHQGEEDVTIVTQDALLATFDRILVALTYTVGGIAGISLLVAGILIMNVMLVSVSQRTSEIGLLKALGAPRDEILRLFLVEATTLSLAGAFMGLVIGVLGRLAILHFYPVLPLTWPIWAIVAALTTALVVGLAFGVIPARRAADLDPVAALSHH; encoded by the coding sequence ATGGCCGTGCGGGTACTCGTGCGCCACCCCGCACGCAGCAGCCTCATGCTGCTCGCCATGTCGATCGGAGTCGCCTCCGTCGTGGTCCTGACGTCGCTGGGCGAATCCGCGCGAAGCTACGTCTCCGACGAATTCGCGAGCCTCGGAACGCACCTCATCATGGTAGCCCCGGGCCGCACCGAGACGAGTGGTGTCGGCCCTTCGATGTTCGCCGGAGACACGCCGCGCGATCTCACGATCGCCGACGCGACCGCCGTCGCGAAAAGCCCTCTACTCGGAGACGTCGCGCCGATGGTGATGGGCCAGGCGAACGTCTCGTGGGGTGGCCGCGAGCGTGCGGTGTCTCTTCTCGGCGCGACTGCGGCGCTGCGCCGTATCCGACATTGGACGTTGTCGCAGGGACGATTCCTTCCGGAAGGCGATCCCGAACGAGACTCCGGCGTCTGCGTCATCGGCGCGAAGGTACGAAAGGAGTTGTTCGGTCCACGACGAGCCCTCGGCGAGTGGCTGAAAGTGGGCGATCGTCGGTGCCGCGTCACTGGGATCCTCGCAAACAAAGGCCGCTCGATCGGCCTAGATGTGGAGGACGTCGTCGTGATGCCGGTGGCGGGTGCCCTCACCCTGCTCAACCGGCCGTCGCTGAACCGCATCATGGCCAACGCACGAAGCCACGAGATGATGGACCGGGCCAGCGAAGAGATCCGACGCATTCTGAAGGACCGACACCAGGGGGAGGAGGACGTCACCATCGTCACGCAGGACGCGCTTCTCGCGACGTTCGACCGAATCCTCGTCGCGCTGACCTATACCGTCGGCGGTATCGCCGGAATCAGCCTGCTCGTGGCCGGCATCCTCATCATGAACGTCATGCTCGTGTCGGTGAGCCAGCGAACGTCGGAGATCGGGCTCTTGAAGGCGCTCGGCGCGCCGCGCGACGAGATCCTCCGGCTTTTTCTGGTCGAGGCCACCACGCTCTCGCTGGCCGGCGCCTTCATGGGGCTCGTCATCGGGGTGCTCGGGCGACTCGCCATCCTCCACTTCTACCCGGTCCTGCCACTCACTTGGCCGATCTGGGCCATCGTCGCGGCGCTCACGACCGCGCTTGTCGTCGGACTCGCGTTCGGCGTGATTCCGGCCCGCCGTGCCGCCGACCTCGACCCGGTCGCGGCCTTGTCGCATCATTAG
- a CDS encoding ABC transporter ATP-binding protein, with product MIKLHQIERDFEVGDQVVRALRKVDLDIDEGEYISLMGPSGSGKSTLMHILGLLDHPTTGTYELDGRSVTGLNDAAQAEVRRNKIGFVFQFFHLVPYLTAAENAELPLVLSGIDPAERHERVSKSLASLGLSDRSDHRPDQLSGGQRQRVAIARAMVSAPSVLLADEPTGNLDRSSGNEVIHLIEDLHTRQGLTLVVVTHDPEMGGRARRQIHMIDGQIQEDSTGGSA from the coding sequence ATGATCAAGCTGCATCAGATCGAGCGCGACTTCGAGGTCGGCGACCAGGTAGTGCGCGCCCTGCGAAAGGTGGACCTCGACATCGACGAGGGAGAGTACATCTCCCTCATGGGCCCGTCCGGTTCGGGTAAGTCCACGCTGATGCACATCCTCGGGCTTCTCGACCACCCGACGACGGGCACGTACGAGCTCGACGGCCGCAGCGTGACCGGTCTCAACGACGCCGCGCAGGCCGAGGTCCGCCGGAACAAGATCGGCTTCGTGTTCCAGTTCTTCCACCTCGTGCCTTATCTCACCGCCGCGGAGAACGCGGAGCTTCCCCTCGTGCTCTCGGGCATCGACCCCGCCGAGCGGCACGAACGGGTTTCGAAGAGCCTGGCATCGCTCGGTCTGTCCGACCGCAGCGACCACCGGCCCGACCAGCTCTCCGGCGGCCAACGGCAGCGCGTCGCGATCGCGCGGGCGATGGTCTCCGCGCCGTCCGTCCTCCTCGCCGACGAACCCACCGGGAACCTCGATCGTAGCTCCGGGAACGAGGTCATCCACCTCATCGAGGATCTCCACACGAGACAGGGACTCACCCTGGTCGTGGTCACGCACGACCCAGAGATGGGTGGTCGGGCGAGGCGGCAGATCCACATGATCGACGGGCAGATCCAGGAAGACAGCACCGGCGGCAGCGCGTGA
- the mprF gene encoding bifunctional lysylphosphatidylglycerol flippase/synthetase MprF, giving the protein MLTILRRYGPPLLGVVLVVGVGFVLHRELRDIPTHQILAYARSLPTTAIAISLLLSALSYIVLTAYDALALVYIDHWLPYRRISMASFVGYVVNHNLGPIFLGGSAVRYRLYSSWGLSSVEIAKVIGFTGLTFWLGFLTLGGVVLIGEPQALRALVPLDADLTRLLGLVGPVLVGAYLVRCSLRSRPIRLRSWQIEMPAPKIGTAQIAVSSADWLLASTVLWVLLPDTPTLTFPIFFGSFLLAQVIGVASAVPAGLGVFEATLLIALAPYAPKSELLGAVLVFRGVYYVVPLAVASLLLGGHELLQRKSHASEVGRIVGSWVPEIVPQALALLTFIAGLLLVVGGTTPTAPEKLEWLARALPLSVLNLSNFLASLIGMALVLLARGLQLRLNAAWALTSGLLAAGAAFSLLRAFDLETTAILAVALLALIPCRRHFYRRSSLLDEPLTPSWTFAAILVLVGAGWLLLFSYRHVEYQADLWWQFELSSQASRGLRALAGAAIAFVMYGAARLLRPAPPDPEAPSDETWERIESVVRDSPVATAHLALAGDKSFLLTASRNAFVMYGVAGTSFIALGDPIGPQEETRDLAWQFHALAGRHGARTVFYEVGSANLATYVDLGLNLLKLGQEAHVPLEHFSLDGPERARLRRAHRQATQDGAHFEIVPPNGVDEILPELQTVSDTWLAEKNTREKGFSLGRFDRAYLRRFPIAIVRTENGIVAFANLWESGQHAEMSFDLMRHLPGGPAGLMDFLFIEGMQWARARGYQRFGLGLAPFSGMDEHALAPLWSRAGGFLYRHGEHFYNFQGLRQYKDKFDPEWTPRYLASPGGFALPRILTDVASLVSGGVVGIVKR; this is encoded by the coding sequence GTGTTGACGATCCTTCGGAGGTACGGGCCTCCTCTGCTGGGCGTCGTCCTCGTCGTGGGCGTGGGCTTCGTGCTCCATCGCGAACTGCGCGACATCCCGACCCACCAGATCCTCGCGTACGCGAGAAGCCTACCGACGACGGCGATCGCCATCTCGCTTCTGCTCTCGGCGTTGAGCTACATCGTGCTCACCGCATACGACGCGCTTGCACTCGTCTACATCGACCACTGGCTACCGTATCGACGAATCTCGATGGCGTCCTTCGTCGGCTACGTGGTGAACCACAACTTGGGGCCGATCTTCCTCGGCGGCAGCGCCGTGCGGTATCGATTGTACTCGAGCTGGGGACTCTCTTCGGTCGAGATCGCCAAGGTCATCGGCTTCACGGGACTCACTTTCTGGCTCGGGTTTCTGACACTCGGCGGGGTCGTCCTCATCGGCGAGCCGCAGGCGCTGCGCGCGCTGGTTCCGCTCGACGCCGACCTCACCCGCCTCCTCGGCCTCGTCGGGCCGGTCCTCGTCGGGGCCTACCTCGTGCGCTGCTCGCTGCGCAGTCGGCCCATCCGGCTCCGAAGCTGGCAGATCGAGATGCCCGCGCCCAAAATCGGCACGGCTCAGATTGCCGTCTCGAGTGCGGACTGGCTCCTCGCGTCCACCGTGCTCTGGGTACTGCTACCCGATACCCCGACACTCACCTTTCCGATCTTCTTCGGATCCTTCCTCCTCGCACAGGTGATCGGCGTCGCGAGCGCGGTGCCCGCGGGGCTCGGCGTATTCGAGGCGACGCTGCTGATCGCGCTCGCACCGTACGCCCCGAAATCCGAACTCCTCGGCGCCGTCCTCGTGTTCCGGGGCGTGTACTACGTCGTGCCGCTCGCGGTCGCGAGCCTGCTCCTCGGAGGACACGAGCTCCTGCAAAGAAAGTCCCATGCGAGCGAAGTGGGGCGGATCGTCGGCAGCTGGGTTCCAGAGATCGTCCCGCAGGCACTCGCCCTGCTCACGTTCATCGCGGGCCTGTTGCTCGTCGTCGGCGGCACGACGCCGACGGCCCCCGAAAAGCTCGAATGGCTCGCGCGCGCGCTACCGCTCTCGGTCCTGAACCTGTCGAACTTCCTCGCGAGCCTCATCGGGATGGCCCTGGTTCTCCTCGCTCGCGGACTGCAGCTCCGCCTGAACGCGGCCTGGGCTCTCACTTCCGGCCTGCTCGCCGCCGGAGCCGCCTTCTCGCTGCTCCGTGCGTTCGATCTCGAGACGACCGCCATCCTCGCCGTGGCCCTCCTCGCGCTGATCCCGTGCCGTCGACACTTCTACCGACGCTCCTCCCTTCTCGACGAACCCCTCACTCCAAGTTGGACGTTCGCCGCGATTCTGGTGCTGGTCGGTGCCGGTTGGTTGCTCCTGTTCTCCTATCGTCACGTCGAGTACCAAGCGGACCTTTGGTGGCAATTCGAACTCTCGAGCCAGGCATCCCGCGGACTGCGCGCCCTTGCCGGTGCAGCGATCGCCTTCGTCATGTACGGCGCTGCGCGGCTCTTGAGGCCCGCCCCCCCGGACCCCGAAGCCCCCTCGGACGAGACCTGGGAACGGATCGAGAGCGTCGTGCGCGACTCGCCGGTGGCGACTGCGCACCTCGCGCTCGCCGGCGACAAATCGTTCCTCCTGACGGCGAGCCGGAACGCCTTCGTCATGTACGGAGTTGCCGGGACGAGCTTCATCGCACTCGGCGACCCCATCGGCCCGCAGGAGGAGACGCGCGACCTGGCGTGGCAGTTCCACGCACTCGCCGGGAGACACGGCGCCCGAACGGTCTTCTATGAGGTCGGCAGCGCGAACCTCGCCACGTACGTCGATCTCGGATTGAACCTGTTGAAGCTCGGCCAGGAAGCTCACGTGCCCCTCGAGCATTTCAGCCTCGACGGGCCCGAGCGGGCTCGCCTCAGGCGGGCGCATAGGCAGGCCACGCAGGACGGGGCCCACTTCGAGATCGTGCCCCCGAACGGCGTCGACGAGATCCTCCCCGAACTGCAGACGGTGTCGGACACGTGGCTCGCCGAGAAGAACACCCGCGAGAAGGGCTTTTCGCTTGGGCGGTTCGATCGCGCGTACCTGCGGCGGTTCCCGATCGCGATCGTGCGCACCGAAAACGGGATTGTTGCATTTGCGAATCTTTGGGAAAGCGGTCAGCACGCGGAGATGTCCTTCGACCTCATGCGCCATCTGCCCGGCGGCCCGGCCGGGCTGATGGACTTCCTGTTCATCGAAGGCATGCAGTGGGCACGCGCCCGTGGGTACCAACGGTTCGGCCTCGGACTCGCGCCGTTCTCCGGTATGGACGAACACGCGCTCGCCCCGCTCTGGAGCCGTGCCGGCGGATTCCTCTATCGCCACGGCGAGCACTTCTACAACTTCCAGGGTCTGCGCCAGTACAAGGACAAGTTCGACCCGGAGTGGACACCGCGCTACCTCGCCTCCCCTGGCGGCTTCGCGCTCCCGCGGATCCTGACCGACGTTGCCAGCCTGGTCTCCGGCGGGGTCGTAGGAATCGTAAAACGATGA
- a CDS encoding GMC family oxidoreductase: MSAGVRVFAEYHRDFEEVCDVVVVGSGPGGSVVARELAAAGKDVILLEEGPPFTPEDFELDGALSMARTMREGGLRTTGGTILATMQANALGGGSLVNSAICVRAPEFTLDGWCNEFELKNTTRADLDPHYQAVEEFLGVAPTPDEVQGARNLLFRDACNELGYSSEPIARNVQGCRGSGECFTGCRTRAKQSTDISYVPAAIRDGARVFTSLQVDRLLTRGSRVWGVAGRVVRPFSSELTHQFRIQAKVVVLAAGCMATPVLLQRSDDFANGSGQVGENLQFHPGVAAMGVFPQETNPYFGATQGYQSLQFVRDGYKLETLWAPPGVFAVRLPGLGFELKKNLAMIPYAAIWDAIATCNRSKGTVRARRRGLDPALTWRLDPKDLTILAEALWRLAELFFAAGATRVLPGVHGLPEELRSLDEARRIRTREFRETDFTMAGNHVFSTTRMHGDGRMGVVDEDGRCHETDNLYLADTGILPRSPSVNPMLTLMALAHRTGQRIAARV, encoded by the coding sequence ATGAGCGCGGGCGTTCGGGTTTTCGCCGAGTACCATCGCGACTTCGAGGAGGTCTGCGACGTCGTGGTCGTGGGTTCCGGCCCGGGCGGGTCGGTCGTCGCGCGAGAGCTCGCCGCGGCCGGGAAGGACGTGATTCTGCTCGAAGAGGGCCCGCCGTTCACGCCGGAGGACTTCGAGCTCGACGGTGCGCTGTCGATGGCGCGAACGATGCGCGAAGGTGGGCTGCGCACCACGGGAGGCACGATCCTCGCGACGATGCAGGCCAATGCACTCGGCGGCGGGTCGCTCGTCAACTCCGCGATTTGTGTGCGTGCGCCGGAGTTCACGCTCGACGGGTGGTGCAACGAGTTCGAACTGAAGAATACGACCCGCGCGGATCTCGATCCGCACTATCAGGCCGTCGAGGAATTCCTGGGGGTCGCGCCGACGCCGGATGAAGTGCAGGGCGCTCGCAATCTTCTCTTCCGCGACGCATGCAATGAACTCGGCTACTCGAGCGAACCGATCGCCCGCAACGTTCAAGGGTGTCGAGGCAGCGGGGAGTGCTTTACCGGCTGCCGCACGCGGGCCAAGCAGTCGACCGACATCTCTTACGTTCCCGCGGCGATCCGCGATGGCGCGCGCGTGTTCACGTCCCTCCAGGTGGACCGGCTTCTCACGCGGGGCAGCCGCGTGTGGGGCGTGGCCGGTCGGGTCGTGCGGCCGTTCTCCAGTGAGCTGACGCACCAGTTCCGGATCCAAGCGAAGGTGGTCGTTCTCGCGGCCGGCTGTATGGCAACGCCGGTTCTTCTTCAGCGCAGCGACGACTTCGCAAACGGATCCGGCCAGGTCGGTGAGAACCTGCAGTTCCACCCCGGTGTCGCAGCGATGGGCGTTTTTCCCCAGGAGACGAACCCGTACTTCGGTGCGACACAGGGTTACCAATCGCTTCAGTTCGTTCGGGACGGCTACAAGCTCGAGACGTTGTGGGCGCCTCCAGGTGTCTTCGCGGTGCGGTTGCCGGGCCTGGGCTTCGAGCTCAAGAAGAACCTCGCGATGATCCCGTACGCGGCCATCTGGGATGCGATCGCGACGTGCAATCGATCGAAGGGGACCGTCCGTGCTCGACGGAGGGGCCTCGACCCGGCCCTGACGTGGCGACTCGATCCGAAGGACCTCACGATTCTCGCCGAGGCACTATGGCGTCTTGCGGAGTTGTTCTTCGCAGCCGGCGCGACGCGCGTACTACCCGGTGTCCACGGACTCCCCGAAGAACTCCGGTCCCTCGACGAGGCGCGCCGGATTCGAACGCGTGAGTTCCGCGAGACCGACTTCACAATGGCCGGGAATCACGTCTTCAGTACGACGCGCATGCACGGCGATGGTCGGATGGGCGTGGTCGATGAGGATGGCCGGTGTCACGAAACCGACAACCTCTACCTCGCCGACACGGGGATTCTGCCGCGAAGCCCGTCGGTGAATCCGATGCTGACGCTCATGGCGCTCGCTCACCGCACCGGGCAGCGCATCGCTGCGCGCGTCTGA
- a CDS encoding ABC transporter permease — MRPLDFLRMITGSIRSHPLRSGLTALGIAVGIAAVVLLTSIGVGINVFIIGQFNQFGTNILGINPGKTTTNGGPPMFASASTKPLTVEDALVLKTLPRVQGSVPFHMGNAEVEAGRRRRRSMVLGVGTELPEVFGINPVIGRFLPPDDPHAPRALAVLGRKVHDDLFPNGGALGERVRISGEKYRIIGVLGSKGDTIGFDLDDAIYIPASRSLAMFNEQGLMEIDLTYSDGTDVDALVAAVKRRLTGRHGQEDYTVTTQEQMIEVMGRILGAMTFAVAALGGISLLVGAVGIFTIMTIAVRERTSEIGLLRALGARHRQVLALFLGEAAVLAGIGGAAGLALGIGGGQLLHLMIPMLPVHTPFFVVVIAMFVSTTIGLLAGVLPARRAARLDPVEALRTE; from the coding sequence ATGAGACCGCTCGACTTCCTGCGCATGATCACCGGCTCAATTCGGTCTCACCCGTTGCGATCCGGTCTGACAGCATTAGGGATCGCCGTCGGCATCGCCGCCGTGGTCCTCCTCACGTCGATCGGCGTAGGCATCAACGTCTTCATCATCGGGCAGTTCAACCAGTTCGGAACGAACATCCTCGGAATCAACCCAGGGAAGACGACGACCAACGGTGGGCCGCCGATGTTCGCCTCCGCGTCGACCAAGCCTCTCACGGTCGAGGACGCGTTGGTGTTGAAGACCCTCCCCCGCGTCCAGGGTTCCGTCCCCTTCCACATGGGCAACGCCGAGGTCGAGGCGGGCCGACGCCGACGCCGCTCGATGGTGCTCGGCGTCGGAACCGAGCTTCCCGAGGTCTTCGGGATCAACCCCGTAATCGGACGCTTCCTCCCACCCGACGACCCGCATGCACCCCGCGCCCTCGCCGTCCTCGGACGGAAAGTGCACGACGACCTCTTCCCCAACGGCGGCGCACTCGGCGAGCGCGTTCGAATATCGGGCGAAAAGTACCGGATCATCGGCGTCCTCGGGTCGAAGGGCGACACGATCGGGTTCGATCTCGACGACGCGATCTACATTCCCGCCTCCCGCTCCCTCGCGATGTTCAACGAGCAAGGACTGATGGAGATCGACCTGACGTACTCCGACGGTACCGACGTCGATGCGCTGGTCGCCGCAGTGAAGCGCCGACTCACCGGGCGCCACGGACAGGAGGACTACACCGTCACGACGCAGGAGCAGATGATCGAGGTCATGGGCCGAATCCTCGGAGCCATGACGTTCGCGGTCGCTGCACTCGGTGGCATCTCGCTCCTCGTCGGCGCCGTTGGAATCTTCACGATCATGACCATCGCCGTACGCGAGCGGACGTCGGAGATCGGCCTGCTGCGCGCGTTGGGTGCGCGGCATCGCCAGGTCCTCGCGCTCTTCCTAGGCGAGGCCGCTGTCCTCGCGGGAATCGGCGGCGCCGCGGGCCTCGCCCTCGGCATCGGCGGCGGGCAACTGCTGCATCTGATGATTCCAATGCTGCCCGTGCATACCCCATTCTTCGTCGTAGTGATCGCGATGTTCGTCTCGACCACGATCGGCCTTCTCGCTGGAGTGCTCCCCGCGCGCCGCGCCGCGCGACTCGACCCAGTCGAAGCCCTGCGGACCGAGTAG
- a CDS encoding DUF6502 family protein, with protein sequence MLPTGLKEQFAAAIRRMLRPVVRQLVAYGVTYPALDQIIRELYVETAEHDFALPHKRLTDSRVALMTGLNRKEIARLRHGPRTADAPVEVEDTAITRVIGRWIGGPPFSDARGHPRALPYEDTRKRTATFSRLVRERGVDLPVRSVLDELIRTGVAAIDDAGVVHLKQEANVPAGDLEGKLTLLASDPGELFSTIVHNVENPEKPWLQRKVVYDNIGSDALEALRESSRATGEDFIRRSNVLLSSNDRDRTPDAPGGKQSRVVLGVYYYEETEEDSKKVFEGDPPLPGRITRSR encoded by the coding sequence ATGCTTCCCACAGGATTGAAGGAGCAGTTTGCGGCGGCGATTCGCCGCATGCTGCGACCGGTCGTTCGACAGCTGGTCGCGTATGGCGTCACCTACCCTGCGCTCGACCAGATAATCCGCGAGCTCTACGTGGAAACCGCCGAGCATGACTTCGCGCTGCCCCACAAGCGCCTGACCGACAGCCGCGTCGCACTCATGACCGGGCTGAATCGGAAAGAGATCGCGCGACTACGTCACGGACCGCGCACAGCAGATGCTCCGGTCGAAGTAGAAGACACCGCCATTACGCGCGTCATCGGGCGGTGGATCGGCGGGCCGCCGTTCTCCGACGCGCGGGGGCACCCGCGCGCACTGCCTTACGAGGACACTCGAAAACGGACGGCGACGTTCTCTCGGCTCGTCCGCGAACGGGGCGTCGATCTGCCCGTCCGATCCGTTCTCGACGAACTCATTCGCACGGGCGTCGCCGCCATCGACGATGCAGGCGTCGTACATCTGAAACAGGAAGCGAACGTCCCCGCGGGCGATCTCGAAGGGAAGCTCACGCTCCTCGCATCCGATCCGGGCGAACTATTCTCGACCATCGTGCACAACGTCGAGAACCCAGAGAAGCCCTGGCTGCAACGCAAGGTCGTCTACGACAACATCGGCTCCGACGCGCTCGAAGCTCTGCGCGAATCCTCACGCGCCACCGGCGAAGACTTCATCCGTCGATCCAACGTCCTCTTGTCGTCGAACGACCGCGACCGCACCCCGGATGCTCCCGGGGGCAAGCAATCCCGCGTCGTTCTGGGCGTGTACTACTACGAAGAGACCGAGGAAGACTCGAAGAAGGTCTTCGAAGGCGATCCGCCTCTGCCCGGTCGCATCACGAGGTCACGATGA
- a CDS encoding 4Fe-4S dicluster domain-containing protein translates to MSAIEVIRQRLAEAGVPEPVTPKQQKPDVVALVDVNACSACGLCAPLCPAQCIETLPDGAVEGRDSQPVQVRHFECVGCHICVEVCTFIAGASAIRTYDSNLLEQVLGAEITGSPEPAGQTPEPGDDYWAEEGGFHHMGEGSRLAGLLSDDDRATLASERPAGSDAT, encoded by the coding sequence ATGTCCGCAATCGAGGTGATTCGTCAGCGGCTCGCCGAAGCTGGGGTTCCCGAGCCCGTCACGCCCAAGCAGCAAAAGCCCGACGTCGTCGCGTTGGTCGACGTAAACGCCTGCTCGGCTTGCGGCCTCTGCGCTCCGCTCTGTCCGGCCCAATGCATCGAGACCCTGCCCGACGGAGCCGTCGAAGGCCGAGACTCCCAGCCGGTTCAGGTGCGCCACTTCGAATGCGTCGGATGCCACATCTGCGTGGAAGTCTGCACGTTCATCGCCGGCGCAAGCGCCATCCGAACCTACGACTCGAACCTGCTCGAGCAGGTCCTCGGAGCCGAGATCACAGGCAGCCCGGAGCCCGCCGGCCAGACCCCGGAACCCGGCGACGACTATTGGGCCGAGGAAGGTGGGTTCCATCACATGGGTGAGGGTTCCCGCCTCGCCGGTCTTCTGAGCGACGACGACCGGGCGACCCTGGCAAGCGAGCGACCGGCCGGGAGCGACGCGACGTGA